A stretch of the Porites lutea chromosome 12, jaPorLute2.1, whole genome shotgun sequence genome encodes the following:
- the LOC140921916 gene encoding uncharacterized protein, producing the protein MTSTVSRKTEKEQLFLKLESILDLYKNFQDGAEEEDNLLVLEALEDIRQILNRHNITRPLGRTEVKEIESVLKDLKSHVKAMALDDLFDQVKDLKWRMDVIEKRWELGNTLGLPKNYLYDGDDDEIWSRISAKRKEILGKSSFWLRSRPPRHMYKVRFDLGAPNPVRAGMGEENVVENMEDIPEDGGNIYDSNSTDQLLFNRINNLQSFLSERKTRLRAARRRSKLSSGLIASADLTIQNSRKCLQKAKDVRYGEIKGTNQKIKDSVPKEETTQGESGSRCEECHRITKERDKFWGLESDSEEEEFKNFNDHPPRRSMTKNSRTALDKKNIGGASMLRPKGIAGRGTWATPAYVPPWEVDKFESKRRSSMHTVATDWELEKARFGSKKGILKKLFNSFTGSHA; encoded by the exons atgacatCCACAGTGTctcgaaaaacagaaaaagaacaacttttCTTGAAATTAGAATCGATCTTGGATCTTTACAAGAATTTCCAAGATGGCGCCGAGGAGGAAGACAATCTTCTAGTACTGGAAGCTTTGGAGGACATTCGGCAAATTTTAAACCGACACAACATCACCAGACCTTTAGGAAGAACCGAGGTCAAAGAAATTGAATCGGTTTTGAAAGATCTGAAGAGCCACGTGAAGGCAATGGCTCTAGATGATTTGTTTGATCAGGTGAAGGATTTGAAGTGGAGGATGGATGTCATAGAGAAAAGATGGGAGTTGGGGAATACGCTGGGCCTTCCAAAAAACTATTTGTACGATGGAG ATGATGACGAAATATGGAGCAGAATAAGcgctaaaagaaaagaaattctcGGCAAATCAAGCTTTTGGTTACGTTCTAGACCTCCACGACACATGTACAAAGTAAGGTTTGATTTGGGCGCGCCCAATCCAGTTCGAGCCGGCATGGGTGAGGAAAATGTGGTCGAAAACATGGAAGACATTCCCGAAGATGGGGGTAATATTTACGACTCAAACTCAACTGATCAACTTCTTTTTAACAGAATTAATAATCTTCAAAGTTTTCTTAGCGAGCGGAAAACACGTTTGCGGGCTGCTAGGAGAAGATCAAAGCTCAGCTCAGGTCTTATTGCTTCGGCGGATTTAACCATTCAAAACAGTAGGAAGTGTTTACAAAAGGCCAAAGATGTACGCTATGGAGAAATCAAGGGCACGAATCAAAAGATAAAGGACTCGGTTCCAAAGGAGGAAACGACTCAGGGGGAATCGGGCAGCCGTTGTGAAGAGTGTCATAGGATCACGAAAGAGAGAGATAAATTCTGGGGATTAGAATCTGACTCGGAAGAAGAggaatttaaaaactttaatgATCACCCTCCACGGCGCAGCATGACAAAGAATTCTAGAACTGCTCTGGATAAGAAAAATATAGGTGGTGCTTCAATGCTAAGGCCTAAGGGTATTGCCGGTCGAGGAACTTGGGCCACGCCCGCCTATGTCCCCCCATGGGAAGTGGACAAATTTGAGAGTAAAAGACGAAGTTCTATGCATACTGTTGCAACGGACTGGGAACTGGAGAAAGCAAGGTTTGGTTCGAAGAAag GAATTTTGAAGAAACTGTTTAATAGTTTCACTGGATCCCATGCGTAG
- the LOC140921187 gene encoding myosin, essential light chain-like produces the protein MAKIDEEMMTEMKDAYTLFDRVGDGKIDGDQIPDLLRSMGLNPVGADLKPVTDEHQGKRVEFERFLGIYNQFRNKPEPVREDFIEGFKCYDRDGSGTIDGASLRGMLCFRGDSKLTEEEANALLAPVEDPKNSIINYEELIKLVMSKPQKPE, from the coding sequence ATGGCGAAAATTGACGAAGAAATGATGACCGAAATGAAAGATGCCTACACCCTGTTTGATCGTGTGGGAGATGGCAAAATCGACGGGGACCAGATTCCAGATTTACTTCGTTCGATGGGGTTGAACCCAGTGGGCGCTGATCTGAAACCAGTGACAGACGAGCATCAGGGCAAAAGAGTCGAGTTCGAACGGTTCCTGGGAATCTACAATCAGTTCCGCAATAAGCCAGAACCCGTCAGAGAAGATTTTATTGAGGGGTTCAAGTGTTACGATCGGGACGGTTCAGGTACCATAGATGGAGCTTCCCTGAGAGGAATGCTCTGTTTTCGAGGAGACAGCAAGCTCACTGAAGAGGAAGCCAACGCCCTCCTCGCCCCGGTCGAAGATCCCAAGAATAGTATTATCAATTACGAGGAACTGATCAAGTTGGTCATGTCGAAGCCGCAGAAGCCTGAATGA
- the LOC140921904 gene encoding melanocortin receptor 4-like, translating into MEARNSSLVQTCFFLETVDLTHNRNILISEILICVLNSLFSVTAVSFNILVLLIIWKTPLLHSASNILICCLACSDLVIGLLAQPLLVVYKVAELKYNHKTACYGRLIHWIAGFVCAGVSVMTIATIAVDKVLALTLHLRYKLVVTEARVIKVVFTFWFFCVAAGVSLFFANSDRYWTLIPLPVLSISLTTTFASYFEVFRVLRRHQKQIRAQTRSAWTVFNMKKYKKSVFTMLYVLAMFLVCYIPFLTAMAVRIMVGYNSLIKMAYEWGATVVYLNSTLNPLLYWIRMQDIRAAAYNLLRKLRGSESESKIESKVYRISALNEGISHYEWSKLNLMFGFHK; encoded by the coding sequence ATGGAAGCCAGAAACAGCAGCTTGGTTCAAACATGCTTTTTCTTGGAAACGGTGGATTTGACACACAACAGGAATATACTAATCTCGGAAATCCTTATCTGCGTTCTAAACTCTTTATTCTCCGTAACAGCTGTGTCGTTCAACATATTAGTGCTATTAATAATCTGGAAAACTCCACTTCTTCATTCGGCTTCCAATATCCTTATTTGTTGCCTCGCCTGCTCCGATTTAGTCATCGGTCTCTTGGCCCAGCCGCTACTTGTCGTCTATAAAGTGGCCGAATTAAAATATAATCATAAAACCGCTTGCTATGGAAGACTCATTCATTGGATCGCTGGTTTTGTATGCGCCGGGGTATCGGTCATGACAATTGCCACTATAGCCGTGGACAAGGTGCTTGCTCTTACTTTACATCTTCGGTATAAACTTGTTGTTACTGAAGCTCGTGTGATAAAAGTCGTATTCACCTTTTGGTTTTTTTGCGTTGCTGCAGGCGTTTCTCTGTTCTTCGCTAATTCAGACAGATATTGGACACTTATTCCACTGCCAGTGCTAAGTATTAGCTTGACAACAACGTTTGCGTCGTATTTTGAAGTATTTCGAGTGCTTCGTCGTCATCAGAAGCAAATCAGGGCTCAAACCCGCTCAGCGTGGACAGtcttcaatatgaaaaaatacaagaaatctGTGTTCACCATGTTGTATGTTCTAGCAATGTTCCTGGTCTGTTATATTCCTTTTTTGACAGCCATGGCTGTACGAATCATGGTCGGCTATAACAGTTTAATCAAAATGGCTTACGAGTGGGGTGCGACCGTAGTTTACCTAAACTCCACGCTGAATCCATTACTTTATTGGATCAGAATGCAAGATATAAGAGCTGCTGCTTACAACTTATTGAGGAAACTACGGGGCAGTGAAAGCGAGAGCAAAATAGAAAGTAAAGTTTATAGAATTAGTGCTTTAAATGAAGGAATCAGCCACTACGAGTGGTCAAAATTAAACCTAATGTTTGGGTTTcacaaatga
- the LOC140954006 gene encoding uncharacterized protein has product MDDFVTNKVSFSMRNAISVNSQRNHLLGKKVKHLEAERDLRLLNLQMKKDEVVFGSPSQRGRGLGKSPIASDGVRSGTPMSQQDIYNLTASSSKDEESTRLHKASNLPPLQLDQASLIATPPRTRRATSIRMAGSPNSAPQSPLESYIPSHKNLTRQFSSSQVPTGTNSTESTRELRRENSAEGKQQFSPRLLGSSTHPPGAASGVFKFDLPQRPRTASASKDAAGSEVHRGLLLRPVSSSKEQTKTREIKKESVFNRLYSSGKKRDGNKLTREISLAKGNPKFEATRRRSISLPDLSEILDKLKTCRYLRDNSQ; this is encoded by the coding sequence ATGGATGACTTCGTGACAAATAAAGTAAGTTTTTCGATGCGAAACGCCATCAGCGTTAACTCACAAAGAAATCATTTACTTGGGAAAAAGGTGAAACATTTGGAAGCCGAAAGGGACCTGCGACTGTTAaatttacaaatgaaaaaaGACGAAGTTGTTTTCGGATCTCCCTCACAGCGGGGCCGTGGACTCGGTAAATCACCAATCGCTTCTGACGGCGTTAGATCAGGGACCCCAATGTCTCAGCAAGACATTTATAACTTAACTGCGAGTTCAAGCAAAGATGAAGAGTCCACACGGCTCCATAAAGCTTCTAATTTGCCGCCGCTGCAGCTGGATCAAGCTAGCCTCATTGCTACTCCGCCTAGGACCAGAAGAGCGACCTCGATAAGAATGGCAGGTTCGCCTAATTCTGCTCCGCAGTCGCCACTGGAATCTTATATTCCCAGTCATAAAAACCTAACAAGGCAATTCAGTTCGTCACAGGTGCCCACAGGAACTAATTCGACTGAAAGTACGAGAGAGCTGCGGCGAGAGAATAGCGCCGAGGGTAAACAACAGTTCTCGCCTAGGTTGCTTGGGTCAAGCACTCATCCACCAGGTGCAGCTTCTGGGGTCTTTAAGTTTGACCTTCCACAACGGCCAAGAACAGCTTCTGCGAGCAAAGATGCCGCCGGGAGCGAGGTACACCGAGGGCTTTTGTTGCGGCCTGTTTCTTCATCCAAAGAGCAAACAAAAACTAGGGAGATTAAAAAGGAAAGCGTTTTCAATAGACTGTACTCTAGCGGCAAGAAACGCGATGGAAATAAATTAACCAGAGAAATCAGTCTTGCAAAGGGCAATCCAAAATTTGAAGCAACAAGGCGTCGCTCGATCTCGCTGCCGGATTTATCGGAAATATTGGACAAACTTAAGACGTGTCGCTACTTACGAGACAATAgccagtga